The DNA region ACTTCTCTTTGTGATCTCTGGTATATCGCAGCAAATTTATCGATGGGAGGGAGGTCTATACCTCATGCTTTATATCCTCTTTACCGTGAAGCTCTTTAATTGGTTCTAATACGCTATGAAATTTACCTTCTCTCCATCGGCAACAAGCGAAGATAAATCGCTTGCAGTAGAAAAACTCATTACGCATAGTACGCCTAGCTCAGATTTTTATGTCATGGTGATTTTGGCGATCGCGATGGCTACCATCGGTTTATTGTTAGACAGCGCCTCGATTATTATCGGAAGCATGCTAATCTCGCCCATGCTCTATGTCTTTTTAAGTCTTTCATTGGGCTTTAGTTTATCGGATAAAAAACTCATCAGAAGGTCTGCGATCTCGATTATTAAGGCAACGGTTGTAGGTATCATTATTTCAGCGTTGATCACCTTATTTGTGAGGGATGTGACAAATACGTCTGAGATCCTTGCTCGTACTAATCCTTCTCTCGCGTATGCAGCGGCGGCTTTTATTGCAGGATTCGCAGCGGCATTTACACTCACCAAACCTACGTTAAGTGAAACATTGCCTGGTGTTGCTATTGCTGTTTCTATCATCCCTCCGGTTGCTGTTTCTGGTATTGGGCTTGCGACGCTCCAGTGGTCATTATTTCGCGGATCTATTGTCCTCTTTATCATTAATATGGTATCTGTTTTTACTGGTAGCTTGGTTCTTTTTCTTTTATTGGATATTCATTCAAAAAAAGACGTTGCCCAACAAACGTTAAAAGAAGAAGATAAAAAGCTTTAGGAGATATTGTCAAAAATCACCCTATATTCTAGGGTGATTTTGATTTGGACTTTCGCAACTGTCGGAGGAATCATGCGTCCATATATCGGAATTACGGATTTTACTACATCCGAGCAAGTTGATTTGTTGATGCGTTACTTTGAGGATTATCCAAACACGAAGCGAATGCTTCATGTTGGTGTCATGACAAGCTATAAACAGCTGCACGGATTACCAAGTAAATGGCAAAACGTGTTTCCGAAGCCATCGGAAATCGCGGATATTTTTCAACGAGACGATGTCTATAATTGTTTGCACTATGCTGACTATGATGGGCATCCAGGTCTACGACAAACGCTCGGCAAAGCCATCATTAGCGGTGGTCCAAAACTACATTCGTTGCAATTGGATATGATTTGGCCTGATCCAGATGCTATTCGAAGCGCGATCGAAGACACAGGTAATGTCACTGATGTGATCTTGCAAATCAATAAGTTTGCCATGGGGCAATGCCAGGAGCAGCCACATTTGGTTGCGAGGCGATTGAAAAGTTATCAAGGGATCGTCACGAGGGTTCTGCTTGATAAGAGCATGGGCCGTGGCGCTGGGCTTGATGCAAGACTACTAACGACTTACGCTCGTGCTATTGTAGAAACCATTCCTGAGATTGGTCTTGGTGTCGCGGGAGGACTTGGTCCAAGCACTCTCTATCTCCTGGACCCGCTCATCAAAGCGTTTCCAAATATTAGTATCGACGCACAAAGTCGACTTCGACCGAGTGGTAGCGCGCTTGCTGAGCCTATCGACTGGGATATGGCTGGACTCTACCTCAAACGTAGCATCGAGTATTTCGCTGCAAATGCCTGATGATACCCCTACTTACGTAACGGTAAGTGGGGGTTATTTCTTTACAAAAAACCTAAAATGGAGTATTTATCAGCCATGAAATACCAGGTGCTACTCTTCTATAAGTACGTCACTATTGCTGATCCGCAGGCTTTTGCTGAGTGGATACGTGAACGTGGCACAACGCTCGGTTTTAAGGGTAGAATTTTGGTTGCTGAAGAAGGGTTAAACGGTATTCTTGAAGGTGAGATATCTCAAACAGAGATCTTTGCGAAAGAACTTCTTGAGAACCCGTTATTTTCTGACATGAACATTAAGCGTAGCGAAGGCAATGGGGAGGCATTTCCTCGTTGGTCGGTGAAGGTGCGTCATGAAATCGTTGGTACACAGTTTTCTTATGATGAGGCAGATCCACGTGTTCGCACAGCGCCGCATCTTTCTCCAGAAAAGTTACGCGAGATGTATGAACGCGACGAAGATTTTATCGTGGTTGATATGCGTAACTCTTTTGAGATCGCCTCAGGTAAATTTAAGAAGACGGTAGACCCTGGAATGGTCGCATCACGTGATTTAAAAGAAGCCGTCGTAAAGCTCGAAAAATATAAAGACAAAAAAGTCATCACCGTTTGTACGGGTGGCGTGCGTTGCGAAAAAATGTCAGCTTATCTTTTAAGTAAAGGCTTTAAGGATGTATATCAGCTAGAGAACGGTATCCATGCCTATATGGAAAAGTATCCGGGCAAAGATTTTATGGGCGCGCTTTATACCT from Candidatus Nomurabacteria bacterium includes:
- a CDS encoding TIGR00341 family protein gives rise to the protein MKFTFSPSATSEDKSLAVEKLITHSTPSSDFYVMVILAIAMATIGLLLDSASIIIGSMLISPMLYVFLSLSLGFSLSDKKLIRRSAISIIKATVVGIIISALITLFVRDVTNTSEILARTNPSLAYAAAAFIAGFAAAFTLTKPTLSETLPGVAIAVSIIPPVAVSGIGLATLQWSLFRGSIVLFIINMVSVFTGSLVLFLLLDIHSKKDVAQQTLKEEDKKL
- a CDS encoding rhodanese-related sulfurtransferase; this encodes MEYLSAMKYQVLLFYKYVTIADPQAFAEWIRERGTTLGFKGRILVAEEGLNGILEGEISQTEIFAKELLENPLFSDMNIKRSEGNGEAFPRWSVKVRHEIVGTQFSYDEADPRVRTAPHLSPEKLREMYERDEDFIVVDMRNSFEIASGKFKKTVDPGMVASRDLKEAVVKLEKYKDKKVITVCTGGVRCEKMSAYLLSKGFKDVYQLENGIHAYMEKYPGKDFMGALYTFDDRIVMDFGGDREIIGECHLCKEKTERYINCANDECHLHILVCETCSPDRKNAYCSKKCKAHNAALARKAKLDAWLAPAKKQLQRLRYRAIKRYHRALWFIRRLKKSA